From a region of the Eublepharis macularius isolate TG4126 chromosome 7, MPM_Emac_v1.0, whole genome shotgun sequence genome:
- the LYPLA1 gene encoding acyl-protein thioesterase 1 isoform X2: MRKPVMPVSLNMNMTMPSWFDIIGLSPDAQEDEAGIKQAAENVKSLVEQEVKNGIPSHRIILGGFSQGGALALYTALTTQQKLAGVLALSCWLPLRTTFPQGSINCVNKDIPILQCHGDCDPLVPLMFGSLTSERLKTMINPANVTFKTYAGMMHSSCIEEMMDAKQFIDKHLPSVD, encoded by the exons ATGCGTAA gccAGTTATGCCAGTTTCACTAAACATGAACATGACCATGCCATCTTG GTTCGATATTATTGGACTCTCTCCAGATGCACAGGAAGATGAAGCTGGTATCAAACAAGCAGCAGAAAATG TGAAATCACTTGTAGAGCAAGAGGTAAAAAATGGAATTCCCTCACACCGAATAATCCTGGGAGGATTTTCTCAG GGAGGTGCTCTAGCACTGTACACAGCTCTCACAACGCAACAGAAACTAGCAGGCGTCTTAGCACTCAGCTGCTGGCTTCCACTGCGGACCACATTTCCACAG GGCTCCATTAATTGTGTCAACAAAGATATTCCCATTCTCCAGTGCCATGGTGACTGTGATCCTTTGGTTCCACTGATGTTTGGATCTCTTACTTCTGAGAGGCTAAAGACCATGATAAATCCTGCCAATGTAACTTTCAAGACTTATGCAGGCATGATGCATAGCTCATGTATTGAG GAAATGATGGATGCGAAGCAGTTTATTGATAAGCATCTACCTTCAGTTGACTGA